The Pseudomonadota bacterium genome includes a window with the following:
- a CDS encoding flavin reductase, whose protein sequence is MNNFKEINPENLADNPFKLIGKDWMLITAGTKESFNTMTGAWGGLGVLWYKNICFCVIRPNRYTYEFMEKCSIYTLSFLEEQYRDILTYCGTKSGRDVNKVAETGLTPVLDNDSIYFAEARLVLICKKIYFQDMIPAHFLDPAIDEFYPLKDYHRMYVGEIVRCLKR, encoded by the coding sequence ATGAACAATTTTAAAGAAATAAATCCAGAGAATCTCGCCGATAATCCTTTCAAGCTCATAGGTAAAGACTGGATGCTTATTACTGCCGGTACAAAGGAATCATTTAATACCATGACGGGCGCCTGGGGAGGATTAGGCGTATTGTGGTATAAGAATATCTGTTTCTGTGTGATAAGACCCAACCGTTATACCTATGAATTTATGGAAAAGTGTAGCATCTATACGCTTTCCTTCCTTGAAGAACAATACCGGGATATTTTAACCTACTGCGGCACGAAATCAGGAAGGGATGTCAATAAAGTAGCAGAAACAGGTCTTACCCCTGTTCTTGATAACGATTCAATCTATTTTGCTGAGGCACGATTAGTATTGATATGCAAAAAGATATATTTTCAGGATATGATACCGGCCCACTTCCTGGACCCTGCAATAGATGAGTTTTATCCCTTGAAGGACTATCACAGGATGTACGTGGGAGAGATAGTAAGATGTCTCAAGAGATGA
- the mraZ gene encoding division/cell wall cluster transcriptional repressor MraZ, whose product MFAGRYEYTIDDKSRVSIPSKFREGLSTNYDMRLMLTNLDGCIVGYPYQEWLNIQDRTSNYGSIKKEARAFLRYFYSGITECPIDKLGRVLIPQSLKTAASIKKNVVIVGMGPKIEIWAQEQWEELVKKAISDPDQVADIVSELGL is encoded by the coding sequence ATGTTCGCTGGAAGATATGAATATACCATAGACGACAAGAGCAGGGTGAGTATCCCCTCGAAATTCAGAGAGGGGCTCTCGACGAATTATGATATGAGACTCATGCTTACAAACCTTGACGGGTGTATCGTGGGTTACCCGTACCAGGAATGGCTGAACATACAGGACAGGACATCCAACTACGGATCCATAAAAAAAGAAGCAAGGGCCTTTCTCAGATATTTTTATTCGGGTATTACCGAATGCCCCATAGACAAGCTTGGGAGGGTTCTCATACCACAATCCTTGAAAACGGCCGCAAGCATAAAAAAGAATGTGGTTATTGTCGGTATGGGTCCAAAGATAGAAATATGGGCCCAGGAACAGTGGGAAGAATTGGTTAAAAAGGCAATTTCAGACCCTGATCAAGTGGCAGACATTGTTTCAGAGCTTGGGCTTTAA